In Erigeron canadensis isolate Cc75 chromosome 6, C_canadensis_v1, whole genome shotgun sequence, the following are encoded in one genomic region:
- the LOC122603586 gene encoding protein CHLORORESPIRATORY REDUCTION 7, chloroplastic: MEAVMQKQIFSHGIRLFATKKPLRSYTDIPLTVHQKSSVAAQRISYSYYPNFPILERQHKNSTKLYAGRRRRSNMETDTYVLMEPGKAEEFVNEEELRLRLKGWLENWPATSLPPDLARFESIDDAVSFLVKSVCELEIDGDVGSVQWYEVSLE, encoded by the exons ATGGAAGCAGTTATGCAGAAACAGATTTTTAGCCATGGGATTAGACTTTTCGCAA CCAAGAAACCATTAAGGAGCTATACAGATATACCATTAACTGTCCACCAGAAGTCAAGCGTTGCAGCTCAACGTATAAGTTATTCATATTACCCCAACTTTCCCATTTTGGAAAGGCAACACAAAAATTCAACAAAG TTGTATGCAGGAAGAAGAAGGAGATCAAACATGGAGACAGACACATATGTACTAATGGAACCAGGGAAAGCGGAAGAATTTGTAAATGAGGAAGAACTCAGACTCAGATTGAAAGGTTGGCTAGAAAACTGGCCAGCCACATCACTGCCTCCTGACCTTGCACGATTCGAATCCATTGATGATGCTGTTTCATTCCTTGTAAAGTCTGTTTGTGAACTTGAAATTGATGGAGATGTTGGCTCAGTTCAATGGTATGAAGTTAGTTTGGAATAA
- the LOC122603587 gene encoding uncharacterized protein LOC122603587: protein MDQESHLTTPSKQAPLQMNFPTPANGSTKISTPDRLTVPKAFKYPEMYKSPTDQIMSPVSKGLLARAKSMKSAKSMKPSALLPPSSSTINQQHKIQASKFQDLGALKT, encoded by the exons ATGGATCAAGAATCTCATCTAACAACACCTTCAAAACAAGCACCACTTCAGATGAATTTCCCAACTCCAGCTAATGGCTCTACTAAAATATCAACACCCGATCGTCTTACAGTTCCAAAAGCATTTAAATATCCTGAAAT gTATAAAAGCCCAACTGATCAGATTATGTCCCCTGTTTCTAAAGGACTTCTAGCTAGAGCTAAGTCTATGAAATCAGCTAAATCCATGAAACCATCTGCTTTGTTACCACCGTCATCTTCTACTATAAATCAACAACACAAG ATTCAAGCTTCCAAGTTTCAAGATCTGGGTGCTCTTAAAACTTGA
- the LOC122603870 gene encoding otolith matrix protein OMM-64-like — translation MESRIQEAMRSRLQHFRDQSDSLTFEGVRRLLEKDLALDTYALDPHKKFVKHLLEKYLSGTEDDDDVSKGSKQNKLEDVKMEELPKEYTVTADESTVGDSPVMELSSAKESAKSGSSETQGNADEKIPTETMIKEALWNKATYFRSNSEELTVAGVRRLLEEDLDLKKFSLDSFKKLISKQLDEVLNFENDSPKKRGSKLDADGENDHIEAEVKPKKKLAPKAKVNKSEGPRKRNRPAHETKRGKKKIKNDEENSVEKNYVKDVDDESESSAEKPVKKEVVSYGKKVERLRSIIKACGMSIGPNVYKKAKQAPEDKREAFLLKELQNILSKEGLSANPSEKEIKEVKRRKERAKELEGIDTSNIVVGSRRRSAFDFVAPPKPKAPIESDDDDDDDAEDSDNEEGNGSEDTDNDNGNGSQDTDNDNKDGDDIHEVDTLHKDGDDLHEDDTLRDEVQESNTS, via the exons atgGAGAGTAGAATACAGGAAGCTATGCGTTCTCGCCTGCAGCATTTCAGAGACCAATCCGA CTCTTTAACTTTTGAGGGAGTTCGAAGATTATTGGAGAAAGACTTGGCTTTAGATACATATGCATTGGATCCACATAAGAAGTTTGTCAAGCACTTGTTAGAGAAG TACTTAAGTGGCACAGAAGATGATGACGATGTTTCCAAGGGTTCGaaacaaaataagttagaaGATGTTAAAATGGAAGAGCTACCTAAAGAATATACGGTAACAGCAGATGAATCAACAGTTGGAGATTCTCCAGTTATGGAACTTTCATCAGCAAAGGAATCAGCCAAATCTGGAAGCTCTGAAACTCAGGGCAATGCAGATGAGAAAATACCTACCGAGACCATGATAAAGGAGGCCCTATGGAACAAGGCAACTTATTTTAGATCCAACTCTGA GGAACTGACTGTGGCTGGTGTACGTCGGCTGTTAGAGGAAGATCTTGACCTCAAAAAGTTTTCTCTTGATTCATTTAAGAAACTAATAAGTAAGCAATTAGATGAG GTCCTAAATTTTGAAAACGACTCACCAAAAAAGAGGGGATCCAAATTAGATGCTGATGGTGAAAATGATCATATAGAAGCTGAAGTAAAACCAAAAAAGAAATTGGCCCCAAAAGCAAAAGTTAATAAATCTGAAGGGCCTAGGAAACGTAATAGACCTGCTCATGAGACTAAGCGTGGGAAAAAAAAGATCAAGAATGATGAAGAAAACTCTGTTGAGAAGAACTATGTAAAAGATGTGGATGATGAATCTGAATCTTCTGCTGAAAAACCTGTGAAG AAGGAAGTGGTATCATATGGAAAGAAAGTGGAGCGCCTGAGATCAATTATTAAGGCTTGTGGGATGAG TATTGGTCCTAACGTATACAAGAAAGCAAAGCAAGCTCCTGAGGACAAACGTGAGGCTTTCTTACTTAAGGAACTGCAAAACATTCTCTCGAAAGAAGGATTATCGGCAAACCCTTCTGAAAAAG aAATCAAAGAAGTGAAACGGAGAAAGGAAAGAGCTAAAGAGCTGGAAGGTATTGATACAAGCAACATTGTTGTTGGTTCACGTAGAAGGTCCGCATTTGATTTTGTGGCCCCACCAAAGCCCAAAGCACCTATtgaaagtgatgatgatgatgatgatgatgcagaAGATAGTGACAACGAAGAAGGAAATGGTTCTGAAGACACTGATAATGATAATGGAAATGGTTCTCAAGACactgataatgataataaagaTGGTGATGATATACACGAGGTTGATACGCTCCATAAAGATGGTGATGATCTACATGAGGATGATACACTCCGTGATGAGGTTCAGGAAAGTAACACATCATAA
- the LOC122602846 gene encoding protein LONGIFOLIA 2-like, with translation MSTKEVVLTLKDDKQELQKQLGCMSGLFQIFDRRYLLGQRRRHGQNQKRLLPGQIDKDEKELKNESEKPKEKTPKVVTKEKRVSVELPRNSFSSSSSSTAVSSLDCSKRVQTEHFSSSQSVISEPASTPFLPRKQPELFMQSPDIRDVVKECMIREPRVVSIKKGVKEERVGPTMKYVDSPRPLPHQKPVQYDGIDRNLAKLREIQWGVDKVKEISRFSCDGRESRYQLKSNMKVKELPRLSLDSRQVYLSNSSNDPVNNKRPSSSVVARLMGLETLTASIDDNQTSKTKSEESVSNSKSLRKEVEIKHDRSSVSPRVRREPISPLRGVKVSHVITKISLETAPWKQEGGRRGQQKPPFKGKEGPAKTEPASPSIYGEIEKRLTDHEFKTTGKDLRALKQILEAMQKTKKRLENKEQELENCSIGDRQSQKSDQQVSPKINVISPCKVKHTHARKELVGRRQLKEPILRDKKSTGRLLPLPDYSATASPKMQRSKNSIHGPSSDLSRPKKQPSMQRSRNPKVKSMDTLHDSETRNLSQLSDTVSFQSESYSLASQNDSEVSSTEWVQELTSPYRPKENHRSIVAERFYDEKSAADHAKHTMEQPSPVSVLDAFYMEDTPSPVKKKIITFNDDENLHFEEVQDQAMVNNLGSSTNLDQYAEINNIKLKSIKHLVHQIELLNANTDNANGNNTATSPYEDKAEEHRYIEEILLASGCLKDLVCTTTIIQLQPTRSLINPELFHVLEKTKGCTDHGYHKKNMRSKIGRKLVFDTVNDVLGNKLAMIGPFGPYKGRVLNRDKLLKELCSGIDGLQSNSERGIYDEDDEVLNIMNADVNKRSQDWEEYCDQVPGLVLDIERLIFKDLISEVVNGQVTGLQDWQVRPHCRQLFPL, from the exons ATGTCTACTAAAGAAGTTGTGCTTACCTTAAAAGATGATAAACAAGAACTGCAGAAGCAATTAGGATGCATGAGTGGACTTTTTCAGATCTTTGACAGGCGTTACCTTCTTGGTCAACGACGCCGCCATGGCCAAAACCAGAAGAGACTACTTCCAG GTCAAATTGACAAAGATGAAAAAGAGTTGAAGAATGAATCAGAGAAACCCAAG gaaaaaaccccaaaggTAGTCACAAAAGAGAAGAGAGTTTCTGTTGAATTACCAAGAAactccttttcttcttctaGCTCTTCTACTGCCGTGTCATCTTTAGATTGTAGCAAGAGAGTTCAAACAGAACACTTTTCATCTTCCCAAAGCGTCATCTCTGAACCTGCTTCAACTCCATTTTTACCAAGAAAACAACCAGAATTGTTTATGCAATCACCGGATATCAGAGATGTAGTGAAGGAATGCATGATTAGGGAACCTCGAGTGGTATCAATTAAAAAAGGCGTAAAGGAAGAACGGGTTGGCCCCACGATGAAGTATGTTGATTCCCCGAGGCCATTACCACACCAAAAACCCGTTCAATATGACGGAATCGATCGAAACCTAGCTAAGCTGAGGGAAATTCAATGGGGTGTCGACAAAGTTAAAGAGATATCACGGTTCTCGTGTGATGGACGGGAATCACGGTATCAGTTGAAATCAAATATGAAGGTCAAAGAGCTTCCAAGGTTGTCACTGGACAGCAGACAAGTCTATCTCAGCAATTCTTCCAATGATCCAGTAAATAATAAGCGACCATCATCAAGTGTTGTGGCAAGGCTGATGGGCCTGGAAACTTTAACAGCCTCCATCGATGACAATCAGACCTCGAAAACTAAAAGTGAAGAATCGGTCTCAAACTCAAAATCATTAAGAAAAGAGGTTGAAATAAAGCATGATCGTTCGTCTGTTTCCCCTAGGGTTCGCAGGGAGCCCATCTCACCTCTAAGAGGAGTCAAAGTCAGTCATGTAATTACAAAAATATCCCTAGAAACGGCTCCATGGAAGCAGGAAGGTGGACGTCGTGGCCAACAGAAGCCACCATTCAAGGGTAAGGAAGGTCCAGCAAAAACAGAACCAGCTTCTCCTTCTATTTATGGTGAGATAGAGAAACGTTTAACTGATCATGAGTTTAAGACGACAGGGAAGGATCTCAGGGCTCTTAAGCAGATTCTAGAAGCAATGCAGAAGACAAAGAAGAGGCTAGAGAACAAAGAGCAAGAATTAGAAAATTGCAGCATTGGTGACAGGCAGAGCCAGAAAAGTGACCAACAAGTTTCCCCAAAAATCAATGTCATTAGTCCTTGCAAAGTCAAACACACACATGCCAGAAAAGAATTGGTTGGTAGGCGACAGTTGAAAGAACCAATTCTAAGAGATAAGAAGTCAACTGGTAGACTACTGCCACTACCAGATTATTCTGCAACTGCGAGCCCAAAAATGCAGAGATCAAAGAACAGTATACATGGGCCATCATCTGATTTGAGCAGACCCAAGAAACAACCAAGTATGCAACGGAGCAGAAACCCAAAGGTAAAATCCATGGATACACTACACGATAGTGAAACAAGGAACTTGAGTCAACTCAGCGACACAGTTTCCTTCCAATCAGAAAGTTACAGTCTTGCTTCACAGAACGATTCAGAAGTCTCGAGTACTGAGTGGGTCCAAGAGTTAACTAGCCCATATCGACCAAAAGAAAACCACAGG AGTATTGTTGCAGAAAGGTTTTATGATGAGAAGTCAGCAGCTGACCATGCTAAACATACCATGGAACAACCCAGTCCTGTCTCTGTTCTTGATGCATTCTACATGGAAGACACACCGTCTCCAGTAAAGAAGAAAATTATCACTTTTAATG ATGACGAGAACTTACACTTTGAAGAAGTACAAGATCAAGCAATGGTGAATAACTTGGGTAGCAGCACAAACCTAGATCAGTATGCAGAGATCAATAACATTAAACTCAAAAGCATAAAGCACCTAGTTCATCAAATTGAATTACTGAACGCCAACACTGACAATGCTAATGGCAATAACACGGCGACATCTCCATACGAGGATAAAGCTGAAGAGCACAGATACATAGAAGAGATACTACTAGCCTCAGGATGCTTAAAAGATCTGGTCTGCACTACCACAATAATCCAGCTTCAACCAACACGCAGTTTGATCAACCCTGAGTTATTCCATGTTCTGGAGAAAACCAAAGGATGCACAGATCATGGATACCACAAAAAGAACATGAGATCAAAAATCGGAAGAAAATTGGTATTTGATACTGTGAATGATGTTCTTGGCAACAAGTTAGCCATGATAGGTCCTTTTGGACCGTATAAAGGAAGGGTTCTAAATAGAGATAAACTACTAAAAGAATTGTGCTCAGGAATAGACGGTCTCCAAAGTAATTCAGAGAGAGGCATctatgatgaggatgatgaagtTTTGAACATCATGAATGCAGATGTTAATAAGAGGTCGCAAGATTGGGAAGAGTACTGTGATCAGGTTCCTGGTCTAGTATTAGATATAGAGCGTCTGATTTTTAAAGACTTGATTAGCGAGGTTGTGAATGGTCAGGTAACGGGTCTGCAAGATTGGCAAGTGAGACCACATTGTAGGCAATTGTTTCCCTTGTAA
- the LOC122603585 gene encoding uncharacterized protein LOC122603585 translates to MEHYNGSGSSEHLNSPADAISSNIVGKDTLDDDKMVDCASSSSYSSVSSFTSSNHFEVDVGETDRTSPGSEENGCSSVGLNPDSISPTLSMISFSPKISPQTSDLYMLDASPKQSPPIQVMTGYDPNRIPSPLFARKRRTDSEWSLASNESLFSIHMGNNSFSMDNGLYVSKSGELHWLDDDLDSNFTPDASKANMSPALSTVIDTSAENDQKNASTNNESGVKDELNKVHLDSERVKEMERTQSFSTTSNVPNGKGESPSRNSATIACISETSCQSNSSFAFPILAGGSPILSPTKVEEAEKPQPPPSTSPAEAEQTTAKAPSTTPKAGGNQWFHCFSCFPICC, encoded by the exons ATGGAACACTATAATGGGAGTGGTAGCAGTGAGCATTTAAATTCGCCAGCTGATGCTATTTCTAGCAACATCGTAGGCAAGGACACACTTGATGATGACAAAATGGTTGACTGCGCTTCTTCATCCTCCTACTCTTCCGTGTCCTCCTTTACTTCCTCAAATCATTTTGAAGTAGATGTTGGTGAAACTGATAGAACATCCCCAGGATCTGAAGAAAATGGTTGTAGCTCAGTAGGATTGAACCCGGATAGTATATCGCCTACGCTAAGCATGATAAGTTTTTCACCTAAGATTTCGCCTCAAACGTCTGATCTGTATATGTTAGATGCATCTCCAAAACAATCTCCTCCAATCCAAGTGATGACAGGCTATGATCCAAACAGGATTCCATCACCCTTATTTGCTAGAAAACGCAGAACTGATTCAGAATGGAGTCTAGCTTCAAATGAATCATTGTTCAGTATCCATATGGGGAATAATAGCTTCTCCATGGATAATGGTTTATATGTAAGCAAGTCTGGAGAACTTCACTGGCTAGATGATGATCTTGATTCAAATTTTACACCTGATGCCAGTAAGGCCAACATGTCACCTGCCTTATCCACAGTGATAGACACATCAGCAGAAAATGATCAGAAGAATGCTAGTACAAACAATGAATCCGGAGTAAAAGACGAGCTCAACAAAGTCCACCTAGATTCTGAAAGGGTAAAAGAAATGGAGAGGACACAATCGTTCAGTACTACTTCAAATGTTCCAAATGGAAAAGGGGAAAGTCCTAGTCGTAATTCTGCAACAATTGCTTGCATTTCTGAGACAAGTTGCCAAAGCAATAGCTCATTTGCATTTCCTAT ACTTGCAGGAGGCAGTCCAATTCTAAGTCCAACCAAGGTAGAGGAGGCTGAAAAGCCTCAGCCACCACCATCAACATCGCCTGCAGAGGCGGAACAAACTACAGCGAAAGCTCCCTCCACAACCCCTAAAGCTGGTGGCAACCAATGGTTCCACTGCTTCTCCTGTTTCCCAATCTGTTGTTGA
- the LOC122602848 gene encoding transcription initiation factor TFIID subunit 3-like: MNNGATESSYYNRPKIDEFPQSLARIAVAQICESVGLHGIQHSALDTLSDIVCKYVQEIGKTSNLYANLAGRTESNLVDLVQGLEELGMTQGFLGAADLDHCLSESGVVKEITRYVAVTEEVGFAFSVPDFPVVKERELRPSFYKAGEIPPVDNVPPWLPCFPDPETYISTDLAIIEQDEARNDGIEQDQRDNLPPLLETEQRLSSNELLVPELGSNGVSEREQVNNPFLATPLEYGEKEVSLVPLPAGLLDENLVQNHGLWPEHVLAVGTSASPVIGFKNRDVDIEEGVKEAAVERKPAVRLEFHTVKKSLATDNRRSKVGNAEVLYCFANGDLRVDKKMKIGKAVKESLENGKHIEMMQL; the protein is encoded by the coding sequence ATGAACAATGGAGCAACTGAATCTAGTTACTACAACAGACCAAAAATCGACGAATTCCCCCAGTCACTTGCGAGAATTGCGGTGGCTCAGATATGCGAAAGTGTAGGGTTGCACGGAATTCAGCACTCTGCGCTTGATACGTTGTCGGATATAGTCTGTAAGTATGTTCAGGAGATAGGCAAGACGTCGAATTTATATGCTAATTTAGCTGGTAGGACCGAGAGTAATCTGGTTGATTTAGTTCAAGGGTTGGAAGAGTTGGGAATGACCCAGGGGTTTCTAGGTGCTGCTGATTTAGATCATTGTTTGTCGGAGTCTGGGGTTGTTAAAGAGATTACTCGTTATGTTGCTGTTACTGAAGAAGTAGGATTTGCCTTTTCGGTTCCTGACTTTCCTGTAGTTAAAGAACGGGAGTTGAGACCGAGTTTCTATAAAGCTGGTGAGATCCCCCCAGTGGATAATGTCCCACCTTGGTTACCGTGTTTTCCTGATCCCGAAACCTATATTAGCACAGATTTAGCCATCATAGAGCAAGATGAAGCAAGAAATGACGGGATTGAGCAAGATCAGAGGGACAATTTGCCGCCATTGTTGGAAACAGAACAACGTTTGTCAAGCAATGAACTTTTAGTACCTGAACTGGGGTCTAATGGTGTTAGTGAAAGAGAGCAAGTGAATAACCCTTTTCTTGCAACTCCTTTAGAATATGGAGAGAAGGAGGTTTCTTTGGTTCCTCTCCCTGCTGGACTTTTGGATGAAAATTTGGTGCAAAATCATGGTCTATGGCCAGAACATGTATTGGCTGTAGGGACATCTGCTTCGCCTGTTATAGGGTTTAAGAACAGGGATGTTGATATTGAGGAAGGTGTTAAAGAGGCTGCTGTAGAGAGAAAGCCTGCTGTCCGATTAGAGTTTCATACGGTCAAGAAATCCTTAGCTACTGATAATAGACGCAGCAAAGTAGGAAATGCAGAAGTCTTGTATTGTTTTGCCAATGGCGACTTGAGGGTTgacaagaaaatgaaaatagggAAAGCTGTGAAGGAGTCATTGGAGAATGGGAAGCATATTGAAATGATGCAGTTGTAA